The following are encoded together in the Adhaeribacter arboris genome:
- a CDS encoding lytic transglycosylase domain-containing protein: MMQIRLLTLLFLLSGLLLSLESKAGFFLNTKKKEVVLADTLYPTALTDTVHLADTTHLEEILGLALPDSVPMVTNDLIMDRLSCLQKEIPLHFNPYVRGFVDYFTIRNRKYSRRVLSRENIYFPLFEQYLAKYNLPNELKYLAVVESALIPRAVSHAAAVGLWQFIPSAASDYKLKIDTYIDERMDPEKATDAACRYLRNLHRMFGGNWELALAAYNCGPGNVRKAIKRAGGQADFWAIFPFLPKETRGYVPSLTAIIYTMNHAVDHEIQPDTLLYATATDTILINQSLDLKKLSQQLSLDAEELPKLNPEVKKAILPVNVRNYPLKVPATHKTLLAANRTLILDSCKLPDLVPPSYQNILIAKKVVTPIAPLATTLPDSAATDSVWQKKEYIVAAGDNLTRIANRHNISVEQLRTWNNLSPKQKLLARQKLILFTSAAQDHLLASNSSNQTNVAEAHEVKVPVKTASARKTANNKKSLSRVKLVHTVQPNDTLWSISRRYNDIPVEKIKKLNRLKTNSLKPGMKLVIS; this comes from the coding sequence ATGATGCAGATAAGACTCCTTACTCTTTTATTTTTATTATCCGGCCTGCTCCTATCCCTTGAAAGTAAGGCCGGTTTTTTTTTAAATACAAAGAAGAAAGAAGTCGTTCTTGCGGACACTCTGTACCCGACGGCCTTAACGGACACGGTTCATTTAGCTGATACTACTCACCTGGAAGAAATTTTAGGCTTAGCCTTACCGGATTCTGTTCCTATGGTTACAAACGATCTTATCATGGATCGGCTTAGCTGTTTGCAGAAAGAAATTCCATTGCATTTTAATCCCTACGTGCGGGGCTTTGTTGATTATTTTACCATTCGGAACCGGAAGTATTCTCGCCGGGTATTATCCCGCGAGAATATTTACTTCCCTTTGTTTGAGCAATATCTGGCCAAGTATAACCTTCCGAATGAACTTAAATATTTAGCGGTAGTAGAATCTGCATTGATACCTAGGGCGGTTTCCCATGCGGCTGCCGTAGGTTTGTGGCAATTTATTCCCTCCGCTGCCTCTGATTATAAGTTAAAAATAGATACGTATATCGATGAACGCATGGACCCGGAAAAAGCTACGGATGCGGCTTGCCGGTATTTACGTAACCTGCACCGCATGTTTGGCGGTAACTGGGAACTTGCTTTAGCCGCTTATAATTGTGGCCCGGGCAACGTTCGTAAAGCCATTAAACGGGCGGGCGGTCAAGCTGATTTTTGGGCTATTTTCCCGTTTTTACCGAAAGAAACGCGGGGCTACGTACCTTCTTTAACGGCCATCATTTACACCATGAACCACGCCGTGGATCATGAAATACAGCCGGACACTTTACTATACGCCACGGCTACGGATACCATTTTAATCAATCAATCGCTGGATTTAAAGAAGTTATCCCAGCAACTTAGTTTAGACGCAGAAGAGTTACCTAAATTAAACCCGGAAGTTAAAAAAGCTATTTTGCCGGTAAATGTTCGTAATTACCCTTTAAAAGTACCTGCTACTCACAAAACCCTACTGGCTGCAAATCGCACTTTAATTCTGGATTCCTGCAAATTGCCGGACCTTGTACCGCCCTCTTACCAAAATATTCTGATTGCTAAAAAAGTTGTTACTCCAATAGCCCCTTTGGCAACTACTCTCCCGGATTCAGCGGCAACTGATTCTGTTTGGCAGAAAAAGGAGTATATTGTAGCTGCCGGTGATAATTTAACGCGCATTGCCAACCGCCATAACATATCCGTAGAACAGCTGCGTACCTGGAATAATCTTAGCCCGAAACAGAAGTTGTTAGCCCGGCAAAAATTAATACTATTTACCTCTGCTGCTCAAGACCATTTATTAGCGAGTAATTCTTCTAACCAAACAAACGTAGCAGAAGCCCACGAAGTTAAAGTACCGGTAAAAACAGCATCTGCCCGTAAGACTGCGAATAATAAAAAATCTTTATCACGGGTAAAATTGGTGCATACCGTACAACCGAACGATACTTTATGGAGCATCTCCCGCCGCTATAACGATATACCGGTAGAGAAAATTAAAAAACTAAACCGTCTTAAGACAAATAGCTTAAAACCAGGCATGAAACTGGTAATAAGTTAA
- the gatA gene encoding Asp-tRNA(Asn)/Glu-tRNA(Gln) amidotransferase subunit GatA produces MKRYNNLLEVHQDLANGSVTCRDLVHYYLDNIERKKHLNAFLEVYPDEALAKAEEIDQKLANNTAGRLAGMVLGLKDVLAYKDHPLQSSSKILTGFKSLFTATAVQRLLDEDAIVIGRQNCDEFAMGASNETSAFGPVLNEIDPTRVSGGSSGGSAVAVQADLCLASIGSDTGGSVRQPAAFCGVIGLKPTYSRISRYGLTAYASSFDQIGPITRSVDDAALLLEIMAGPDDYDSTVSRREVPAYSQLLEPEGDPKYRIGYISDTLESEGLDPEIRETIQATLQNLREEGHTVESVDFHYLDYIVPTYYILTTAEASSNLSRFDGVKYGYRSSSATDLLSMYKKSRAEGFGHEVQKRIMLGTFVLSADYYDAYYTKAQKVRRIIKEKTEELLTQFDFLIMPTTPTTAFPIGGNPIDPLAIYLADIFTVQASLAGVPAISVPVGTDKNALPIGMQILTKSFAETKLLAFSKSVTEKITTA; encoded by the coding sequence TTGAAGCGATACAATAACTTATTGGAAGTGCACCAGGATCTAGCAAATGGCAGTGTTACTTGTCGCGACCTGGTGCATTACTATTTAGATAATATTGAGCGTAAAAAACATTTAAACGCATTCTTGGAAGTTTACCCGGATGAAGCGCTGGCTAAAGCTGAAGAAATAGACCAAAAACTAGCTAACAACACAGCAGGCCGCTTAGCGGGTATGGTACTCGGTTTAAAAGATGTACTGGCCTATAAAGATCATCCTCTGCAATCTTCCAGTAAAATTTTAACCGGCTTTAAATCTTTATTTACGGCTACTGCGGTACAACGCCTGCTGGACGAGGATGCTATTGTAATTGGTCGCCAAAACTGCGACGAATTTGCCATGGGGGCCTCCAACGAAACCTCTGCTTTCGGTCCGGTATTAAATGAAATTGATCCAACTCGCGTTTCGGGTGGGTCATCGGGCGGTTCAGCCGTAGCAGTACAAGCAGATCTATGCTTAGCTTCTATTGGTTCCGATACCGGTGGTTCGGTGCGGCAGCCGGCCGCTTTTTGTGGGGTAATTGGTTTAAAGCCTACTTATTCCCGTATTTCGCGCTACGGTTTAACGGCTTATGCTTCTTCTTTCGACCAAATCGGCCCGATTACCCGCAGCGTAGATGATGCCGCTTTACTGCTCGAGATAATGGCCGGGCCAGATGATTACGATAGTACTGTTAGCCGCCGGGAAGTACCTGCTTACAGCCAGCTGCTGGAACCGGAAGGTGACCCCAAATACCGGATTGGCTACATTAGCGATACTTTAGAAAGTGAAGGTCTAGATCCGGAAATTCGGGAAACCATACAGGCCACTCTTCAGAATTTACGCGAGGAAGGTCATACGGTAGAATCCGTAGATTTTCATTATTTAGATTACATTGTACCTACTTATTACATATTAACCACCGCCGAGGCCAGTTCTAATTTATCGCGCTTTGACGGGGTGAAGTATGGCTATCGTAGTTCTAGTGCCACCGACTTACTTTCTATGTACAAGAAATCGCGAGCCGAAGGCTTTGGTCACGAAGTACAAAAACGAATTATGCTGGGCACTTTTGTTTTAAGTGCGGATTATTACGATGCTTACTACACCAAAGCGCAAAAAGTTAGAAGAATAATTAAGGAAAAAACGGAAGAGCTTTTAACGCAGTTCGATTTTCTGATTATGCCCACTACGCCTACTACAGCTTTTCCTATTGGCGGTAATCCCATCGACCCGTTGGCTATTTACCTAGCGGATATATTTACGGTACAAGCATCTCTGGCAGGAGTGCCCGCTATTTCGGTTCCGGTGGGTACCGATAAAAACGCTTTACCGATTGGGATGCAAATTTTAACTAAATCTTTCGCCGAAACCAAGCTCTTGGCTTTTTCTAAATCAGTTACTGAGAAAATAACCACTGCTTAG
- a CDS encoding twin-arginine translocase TatA/TatE family subunit, with amino-acid sequence MFAYTLFAFLGVTEVILIIAVLLLFFGASRIPGIGRGLGKGIREFKDATKGKTTHSEKEVKNPNEPPLV; translated from the coding sequence GTGTTTGCATATACCCTATTCGCCTTTTTGGGAGTAACAGAGGTAATTCTGATTATCGCTGTATTATTACTGTTTTTTGGCGCCAGTCGGATTCCGGGCATTGGCCGTGGTTTAGGCAAAGGAATTCGTGAGTTTAAAGATGCTACGAAAGGAAAAACAACCCATTCAGAAAAAGAAGTAAAAAATCCAAACGAACCCCCATTAGTTTGA
- a CDS encoding Sec-independent protein translocase subunit TatA/TatB → MAMSNVLAFIGGLGTSEVMVIMLVILLLFGAKRIPELAKGLGKGIREFKDATKEIKNEVENAVKDDTHTTSK, encoded by the coding sequence ATGGCAATGAGCAATGTTTTGGCTTTTATTGGTGGTTTAGGTACCAGCGAAGTAATGGTTATTATGTTAGTAATCTTATTACTTTTTGGCGCTAAGCGCATCCCCGAACTGGCCAAAGGTTTAGGTAAAGGCATCCGGGAATTTAAGGATGCTACCAAAGAAATTAAAAACGAAGTAGAAAACGCCGTTAAAGACGACACTCACACTACTTCTAAATAA
- a CDS encoding murein hydrolase activator EnvC family protein — protein MRVRFKPLLLLVFFLITLLSPADAQQRSSRTRKPKTKAQLEREKRENLNRIQEANRILEQTKQQKEASLGQLNALKEKITVQKKVINNISSEINFIESDVKQTETVVGNMQTDLQKLKAEYATMIYGASKTANSYNKLMFLFAAESFNQFIRRLTYLRQYSESRKRQVKEISRVTTNLGQKITVLTRQKKQKTNLLNAQLNENRNLLTLKGQQDNVVQQLSQKEKELREEVNRRQAAVRKLDNVIANMVREEIARAARLAKSRAAAEGGTAAPISANKVSLTPETALLSSNFGGNKGRFSWPVERGFISQRFGVHPHPVLRNVSTRNNGIDIQTNAGESVRSIFTGIVRAVLEVPPYHTVVMIQHGEYFTTFTKLKSASVSEGQKVDAKEVIGTVYTNPDGTTELHFEIWRNTTKLNPETWLLNR, from the coding sequence ATGCGCGTCCGGTTTAAACCTTTATTACTGCTTGTTTTCTTTTTAATTACTCTCCTTTCTCCGGCCGATGCCCAGCAACGATCTTCGCGTACCCGTAAACCTAAAACCAAAGCCCAGTTAGAACGCGAAAAACGAGAAAACTTAAACCGGATTCAGGAAGCTAACCGAATTCTGGAGCAAACCAAACAACAAAAAGAAGCTTCGCTGGGTCAGCTTAATGCCCTAAAAGAGAAAATTACGGTTCAGAAAAAAGTAATTAACAATATTTCTTCGGAAATAAATTTTATTGAATCGGATGTAAAGCAAACGGAAACGGTAGTAGGTAACATGCAAACGGATTTGCAGAAACTCAAAGCCGAATACGCTACCATGATTTACGGAGCTTCTAAAACCGCCAATAGCTACAATAAACTTATGTTTTTATTTGCGGCCGAATCCTTTAATCAATTTATCCGCCGCTTAACCTATCTGCGGCAATATTCCGAATCGCGTAAACGCCAAGTAAAAGAGATTAGTCGGGTTACCACTAATTTGGGGCAAAAAATAACGGTACTAACCCGGCAAAAAAAACAAAAAACAAACTTACTCAACGCGCAGCTTAACGAAAACCGCAACCTGCTTACTTTAAAAGGCCAACAAGACAACGTAGTACAGCAACTCAGTCAAAAAGAAAAAGAACTACGCGAAGAAGTTAACCGCCGGCAAGCGGCTGTCCGCAAATTAGATAATGTAATTGCTAATATGGTACGCGAAGAAATTGCGCGAGCCGCCCGCTTGGCGAAGAGCCGGGCCGCTGCCGAAGGAGGCACCGCTGCGCCTATTTCGGCTAACAAAGTATCTCTTACGCCGGAAACAGCCCTTTTATCCTCTAATTTCGGCGGAAACAAAGGCCGCTTTTCGTGGCCCGTAGAACGGGGGTTTATTTCGCAGCGTTTTGGCGTGCATCCGCACCCGGTGCTGCGAAACGTATCTACCCGCAATAACGGCATTGATATTCAAACCAATGCCGGTGAGAGCGTCCGGTCTATATTTACGGGTATTGTGCGGGCGGTGCTCGAAGTACCACCCTATCATACCGTAGTGATGATTCAGCACGGCGAGTACTTTACCACCTTTACCAAACTTAAATCAGCCAGCGTCAGCGAAGGCCAGAAAGTAGATGCAAAAGAAGTAATTGGTACTGTTTACACCAATCCCGACGGAACCACCGAATTGCACTTTGAAATCTGGCGCAACACCACGAAGCTAAATCCAGAGACCTGGTTACTAAACCGGTAA
- a CDS encoding DUF4292 domain-containing protein: MNKRLHILYAICLVVWFSACKRNSISSSSAPEKLNKVNVINLDYTYFSAKGRMQFENEGEKINTGITIRMKKDTIIWISVVPALGIEVARLLITPDSVAFINRLEKTYFADNVEGLKNRFNVDLSFNMVQSLLVGNYVPGQNGNEKLIDEAPIQHTRQNLGAAILDQFISTETYKLKKLQISDPESPNTITVDYSDFENVGDKPVAKSTLIVTNTIKENQAKKMVASINLNKVDIDSKDLNFPFAIPPDYRRK, from the coding sequence ATGAATAAACGCCTCCATATTCTCTACGCAATATGTCTGGTTGTCTGGTTTTCCGCTTGTAAACGTAATAGCATTTCCAGTTCCTCGGCACCCGAAAAATTAAATAAAGTAAACGTTATTAACCTCGATTACACTTACTTCTCTGCCAAAGGCCGCATGCAATTTGAGAATGAGGGAGAAAAAATTAATACGGGCATTACCATCCGGATGAAAAAAGATACCATAATCTGGATATCGGTAGTTCCGGCGCTGGGCATAGAGGTAGCCCGCCTGCTGATTACCCCCGATTCGGTAGCTTTTATTAATCGCCTGGAAAAAACCTATTTTGCCGATAATGTAGAAGGTTTAAAAAACCGCTTCAACGTAGATTTATCGTTTAATATGGTGCAGTCGTTGTTGGTGGGTAACTACGTACCCGGCCAAAATGGTAATGAAAAACTGATAGATGAAGCCCCGATTCAACATACCCGCCAGAATTTGGGTGCTGCTATCTTGGACCAGTTTATTTCTACCGAAACCTATAAACTTAAAAAACTACAGATCTCCGACCCTGAGTCGCCCAATACGATTACCGTAGATTATTCTGACTTTGAGAATGTAGGAGATAAACCTGTTGCTAAATCTACTTTGATTGTTACCAATACCATTAAGGAAAATCAGGCTAAGAAAATGGTAGCTTCCATTAATTTAAACAAAGTAGATATAGACAGTAAAGATCTGAATTTTCCGTTCGCTATTCCGCCCGATTACCGACGTAAATAA
- a CDS encoding tetratricopeptide repeat protein, protein MNDLTKIFIVAVLCLGLTAGQSYGQSKRQRKKAEKAQTEVEKPAADPLLADARQKEAGESFFVDGVKYSLLEEYDKALERFQRSYALNPNNAALNYKLAETHMLAGRVNDALPFAQAAVTLDASNPYYYLLLAQLYSGSQKYDEAIKVLTKLTKDIPGTEQYLFNLADLYLAKNRFDDALKTYEKIEKQYGFIEEVSFKKQQIYLKQNNLEKALKEGEALIASDPTEVRYPLAQAEVLANNKKIDQAIQFINKALNIDQNNAQARLMLAELLRQKGQMTEAVTELRTAFSNPSLDIDAKVKILIEYIRQLPQPASKNQSLLNTTLDLAEQTLKAHPQEAKAYAVAADVQNLANKKTEARNNYVKAVHLDNSHFSIWNQLVALDAELNQTDSLLAHTEKALELFPNQAVFWFYNGTSYLFKKNYARAVKSLEYGKKLSLDKPELVTQFNMRLGDGYNSLKDYAKSDEAYEAVLAQEPNNAQVLNNYSYYLSLRSQDLPKAKALSSKLVALFPNEETYLDTHAWVLYKLKDYPAALKFFEKIGTTTKNGTIVEHYGDVLYQLGQKDKAVQQWQRAKTLGEASEFIDKKIKDQKLYE, encoded by the coding sequence TTGAATGATTTAACGAAAATTTTTATTGTAGCTGTTCTCTGCCTGGGTTTAACCGCCGGGCAGAGTTACGGCCAAAGTAAACGCCAGCGTAAAAAGGCTGAGAAGGCGCAAACGGAAGTTGAAAAACCAGCAGCAGATCCTTTGTTAGCCGATGCCCGGCAAAAAGAGGCGGGTGAATCTTTTTTCGTGGATGGAGTCAAATACTCGCTACTGGAAGAGTACGATAAAGCCTTGGAACGCTTTCAGCGATCTTATGCCTTAAATCCGAATAATGCTGCCTTAAATTATAAACTTGCCGAAACCCACATGTTGGCTGGCCGGGTAAACGACGCCCTGCCCTTTGCGCAGGCTGCGGTTACCTTAGATGCTTCTAATCCTTACTATTACTTACTTTTAGCTCAATTGTATTCCGGCAGCCAGAAATACGACGAAGCCATAAAAGTTTTAACTAAACTTACCAAAGATATTCCGGGAACGGAGCAATATTTATTTAATCTGGCCGACTTGTATTTGGCCAAAAACCGCTTTGACGATGCTCTGAAAACCTACGAGAAAATTGAGAAACAATACGGTTTTATTGAGGAAGTATCGTTTAAAAAGCAACAGATTTATCTGAAACAAAACAACCTCGAAAAGGCATTGAAAGAAGGAGAAGCCTTAATTGCCAGTGATCCTACCGAAGTTCGTTATCCTTTGGCGCAGGCCGAAGTGCTGGCCAACAACAAGAAAATTGACCAGGCCATTCAGTTTATTAACAAAGCCCTTAACATTGACCAGAATAATGCGCAGGCTCGCTTAATGCTCGCGGAACTTTTACGCCAGAAAGGCCAAATGACGGAAGCGGTTACCGAGTTGCGTACCGCTTTTTCTAATCCAAGCCTGGATATAGACGCTAAGGTTAAGATTTTAATAGAGTACATCCGGCAACTTCCGCAGCCGGCCAGTAAAAACCAATCTTTACTGAACACCACGCTTGATTTGGCCGAACAAACTTTAAAAGCGCACCCGCAGGAAGCAAAAGCCTACGCCGTAGCGGCCGATGTTCAAAATTTGGCTAATAAAAAAACGGAAGCCCGCAACAATTACGTAAAAGCCGTCCATTTAGATAACTCTCATTTCAGTATCTGGAATCAGTTAGTGGCTTTGGATGCCGAATTAAATCAAACGGATTCTTTGCTGGCCCATACCGAAAAAGCTTTGGAGCTATTCCCGAACCAGGCGGTATTCTGGTTTTATAATGGCACCTCTTATTTGTTTAAGAAAAATTACGCACGGGCGGTAAAATCGCTGGAGTACGGCAAAAAATTATCCTTAGATAAACCCGAGCTGGTCACGCAATTTAACATGCGCCTCGGAGATGGTTACAATTCTTTAAAAGATTACGCTAAATCTGACGAAGCCTACGAGGCGGTATTGGCCCAAGAGCCAAACAACGCGCAGGTTTTAAATAACTATAGCTATTATTTATCGTTACGTAGCCAGGACTTGCCCAAAGCAAAAGCGCTTTCGAGTAAGCTAGTAGCCTTATTCCCGAACGAGGAAACGTACCTGGATACCCACGCTTGGGTGTTGTATAAATTAAAAGATTATCCGGCCGCGTTGAAGTTCTTCGAGAAAATTGGTACAACTACCAAAAATGGTACAATCGTCGAACATTACGGCGACGTACTATACCAACTAGGCCAGAAAGATAAAGCGGTGCAACAATGGCAACGCGCCAAGACTCTGGGCGAAGCTTCTGAGTTCATCGACAAAAAGATTAAAGATCAAAAATTATATGAATAA
- a CDS encoding sugar phosphate nucleotidyltransferase, whose product MRIIVPMAGMGKRMRPHTLTVPKPLVPIAGKPIVQRLVEDIAKVCQEPIEEVAFIIGHFGQAVEQKLMEIAASVGARGTISYQEEPLGTAHAILCAQESLEGQVVVAFADTLFKADFTLDTSADGTIWVQQVEDPRPFGVVKLNERGEITDFVEKPDTFISDLAIIGIYYFKDGAYLREELQYLLDNNIKDKGEFQLTNALENMKNKGTVFVPGKISEWLDCGNKDATVYTNQRYLEYLKDEQDLVNASAKITNSIIIQPSYIGENAVINNSVVGPHVSIGKNTTVTDTVISNSIVQENTVVKSANITNSMLGSFVSFTGTPSDLSLGDYNVLKE is encoded by the coding sequence ATGAGAATTATTGTTCCTATGGCCGGCATGGGCAAACGCATGCGTCCGCATACCTTAACGGTTCCCAAACCCCTTGTGCCGATAGCCGGCAAACCAATTGTGCAACGTTTAGTAGAAGATATTGCGAAAGTTTGTCAGGAACCAATTGAAGAAGTAGCTTTTATTATCGGTCACTTCGGACAAGCCGTGGAACAAAAATTAATGGAGATTGCCGCCTCAGTGGGGGCTCGCGGCACTATTTCGTACCAGGAAGAACCACTGGGAACCGCGCACGCCATTTTATGCGCGCAAGAATCGTTGGAAGGCCAGGTAGTAGTAGCTTTTGCCGATACTTTGTTTAAAGCCGATTTTACGTTAGACACTTCTGCCGATGGGACTATTTGGGTACAACAAGTAGAAGATCCCCGGCCATTTGGGGTAGTTAAATTAAACGAGCGCGGCGAGATTACCGATTTCGTAGAAAAACCAGATACTTTTATTTCGGATTTAGCTATTATTGGTATTTATTATTTTAAAGATGGCGCTTACCTGCGCGAGGAATTGCAATATTTACTGGATAATAACATTAAAGACAAAGGCGAATTTCAGTTAACGAACGCCTTGGAAAACATGAAAAATAAAGGCACTGTGTTTGTGCCCGGTAAAATCTCGGAATGGCTCGACTGCGGCAACAAAGACGCTACCGTTTACACCAATCAGCGCTATCTGGAATACCTTAAAGACGAACAAGATTTGGTAAATGCTTCGGCAAAAATTACCAATTCAATAATTATTCAGCCAAGTTATATTGGTGAAAATGCCGTAATAAACAATTCCGTAGTAGGGCCGCACGTTTCTATAGGAAAGAACACTACCGTTACCGATACGGTTATCAGTAATTCTATTGTACAGGAAAATACCGTGGTAAAAAGTGCCAACATCACGAATTCCATGTTGGGTAGCTTCGTTTCTTTTACAGGAACCCCATCCGATCTGAGTTTGGGTGATTACAATGTTTTGAAGGAGTAA
- the dut gene encoding dUTP diphosphatase: MQVNIINQSKHSLPSYQTSSSAGMDIRANLETAVVLKPLQRALIPTGLFIELPVGYEAQIRPRSGLAYKHGISIVNSPGTIDADYRGELKVLLVNLSDQEFTVEDGERIAQMVVARHETVVWQEAGELSNTERGAGGYGSTGVK; encoded by the coding sequence ATGCAAGTAAATATTATAAATCAGTCGAAGCATTCTTTGCCTTCGTACCAAACGAGCAGTTCCGCCGGGATGGATATACGGGCTAACCTAGAAACGGCCGTTGTTTTAAAGCCTTTACAACGCGCCTTAATCCCGACTGGTTTATTTATCGAGCTACCCGTGGGCTACGAGGCGCAAATCCGGCCCCGGAGCGGATTAGCGTATAAACATGGAATTTCGATTGTCAATAGCCCGGGAACCATTGATGCCGATTACCGGGGCGAATTAAAAGTTTTACTCGTCAACTTATCCGATCAGGAGTTTACCGTGGAAGACGGGGAACGGATTGCGCAAATGGTGGTTGCCCGGCACGAAACCGTAGTGTGGCAGGAAGCAGGCGAGCTTTCTAATACCGAGCGAGGTGCCGGAGGGTACGGGAGCACCGGCGTCAAATAA
- a CDS encoding lipopolysaccharide biosynthesis protein translates to MSVAKKLVGQTAAYGLSSIIGRTLNFLLFPLYLGIFAPEDYGVINGLYAYVGFFNILFTFGLETAFFRFANQPGADRQALFNRVLSFLIFSSILLTGLILLFIEPISRLIKFPDQQLFIGWLAVILAIDAIVSIPFARLRLENKAGKFAGIKMANVLITVLANVFIYWFCYNVYQENFLASLKPIIAKIYFPEWKLGYIFLINLIANLLLIPLLWREFSSLRFSLDFSFMKPLLRYAYPIMLMGFAGIVNELLDRILLLELLPTGFYPDLTSKGAVGVYGGCYKLATFMTLAIQAFRYAGEPFFFAQAKVKNSAVTFALVTKWFVIVCAFIFLFISVNLEDFKFLLRRPSYYQGMAVIPILLLANLFLGVYYNLSAWFKLTDKTYFGTFISFGGAAITIILNILLIPVLGYMGCAWATLACYFSMALACYLFGQKYYPIPYPVGKIAGYLVLAISLILAATYINIADFIGRHAFHLGLCGIYLLLIFFLEKPQLLIKR, encoded by the coding sequence ATGAGTGTAGCGAAGAAACTGGTTGGGCAGACCGCAGCTTATGGTCTGAGTAGTATTATTGGTCGCACGCTTAACTTTCTGCTTTTCCCCCTTTACCTGGGAATTTTTGCTCCCGAAGATTACGGCGTTATTAATGGTTTATACGCTTACGTCGGCTTTTTTAATATCCTCTTTACTTTTGGGTTGGAAACGGCCTTTTTCCGGTTTGCCAATCAGCCGGGAGCTGACCGGCAAGCTTTGTTTAATCGGGTACTCAGCTTTTTAATTTTTTCGAGTATTCTGTTAACCGGCCTTATTCTTTTATTTATCGAGCCCATTTCCCGGTTGATAAAATTTCCGGATCAACAATTATTTATCGGTTGGTTGGCCGTTATTTTGGCGATTGATGCTATTGTAAGTATTCCGTTTGCTCGCCTGCGTTTGGAAAACAAGGCCGGTAAATTTGCGGGAATAAAGATGGCCAATGTGCTAATTACCGTATTGGCCAATGTTTTTATTTACTGGTTCTGTTACAATGTTTACCAGGAAAACTTCCTGGCCAGCCTGAAACCTATTATCGCCAAAATTTACTTTCCGGAGTGGAAACTGGGTTATATTTTCCTGATTAATCTTATTGCTAATTTATTGCTTATTCCATTATTGTGGCGTGAGTTCAGCAGTTTGCGGTTTTCGCTGGATTTTTCGTTCATGAAGCCCTTGTTGCGGTACGCATACCCAATCATGTTAATGGGCTTTGCCGGTATTGTGAATGAATTACTTGACCGGATTTTACTTCTGGAATTACTGCCGACCGGCTTTTACCCGGATTTAACGAGCAAAGGAGCAGTGGGCGTGTACGGTGGGTGTTACAAACTCGCTACCTTCATGACTTTAGCCATTCAGGCGTTCCGGTACGCGGGCGAACCTTTTTTCTTCGCGCAAGCCAAAGTAAAAAATTCGGCGGTTACATTTGCGTTGGTAACCAAATGGTTTGTAATTGTCTGCGCTTTTATTTTCTTATTTATCAGCGTTAACCTCGAAGACTTTAAGTTTTTACTGCGCCGGCCTAGTTATTACCAAGGTATGGCCGTTATTCCTATTTTGCTTTTAGCTAACCTGTTCCTGGGAGTTTATTATAACCTATCGGCTTGGTTTAAACTCACGGATAAAACCTATTTCGGCACTTTTATCAGCTTTGGCGGCGCGGCCATTACCATTATATTAAATATTTTATTAATTCCGGTGCTGGGTTATATGGGTTGCGCCTGGGCCACTTTGGCCTGTTATTTTTCTATGGCTTTAGCGTGTTATTTATTTGGTCAGAAATATTATCCCATCCCCTACCCCGTTGGTAAAATTGCTGGCTACCTGGTTCTGGCTATTAGCCTGATATTAGCGGCTACTTATATTAATATAGCCGATTTTATAGGACGGCATGCCTTTCATTTGGGCTTATGCGGCATTTACTTGCTTCTTATTTTTTTCCTGGAAAAGCCCCAGCTTTTAATAAAGCGCTAA